One window of Dyadobacter sandarakinus genomic DNA carries:
- a CDS encoding FAD-dependent oxidoreductase, whose protein sequence is MNQENRPETDKNLPRRDGRNESLWQQSAGTDLHTTQQPETDTCDVLVVGAGITGLTAALLMQREGKKCIVCDAFQAGYGTTGGTTAHINTFADTTYAEVEQKFSEEASRQFAEAIARSVGTIHNLVTTYSIDCDFEWKDGYVYAEDEQETKELQDLYESALRAGVETEQVADAPAPLPYQAAVRFPKQAQFHPLKYIRGLQKEFLSLGGRVIENTLIDSVEKDGEYLIAKSGEREIKTKAVVYATHIPPGGINVLHMRNAPYRSYVIAATLKEDVYPEGLIYDSQDPYHYFRTHVIDGQKYLISGGHDHKTGHGDPEQSFADLIAYTSKCYPVDQVTTQWSSQYYVPSDGLPYIGHLPGTSDGIYAATGYNGNGMILGTVAAMVMSDLVVKGSSPYEKLFNPARVKPMGAFTEFIKENADVAGRFIADRFGIEEMESVKEIPADSGKLVEFQGQKLAVYRDKTGTVEALNPVCKHAGCIVNWNNSEKTWDCPCHGARYDQKGNVLTGPAREKLDRVAFPDLEAASAQKS, encoded by the coding sequence ATGAACCAGGAAAACCGACCAGAAACTGACAAGAACCTTCCCAGGCGCGACGGCCGAAACGAGAGTTTGTGGCAGCAAAGTGCAGGCACAGACCTTCACACCACCCAGCAGCCCGAAACCGATACATGCGATGTACTGGTAGTAGGTGCCGGAATTACAGGACTTACTGCTGCCCTCCTGATGCAGCGTGAGGGTAAAAAGTGCATTGTATGTGACGCATTCCAGGCCGGATACGGCACCACGGGCGGTACAACTGCACACATTAATACTTTTGCCGATACCACTTATGCCGAAGTTGAACAAAAGTTCAGTGAGGAAGCCTCCCGGCAATTTGCAGAAGCCATCGCCAGGTCAGTCGGCACGATTCACAACCTGGTGACTACCTACTCCATCGACTGCGATTTTGAATGGAAGGACGGGTACGTGTATGCTGAGGATGAGCAGGAAACCAAAGAACTGCAGGATTTGTACGAGAGTGCACTCCGTGCCGGCGTAGAAACGGAGCAGGTAGCGGATGCACCGGCTCCACTACCCTACCAGGCGGCCGTCAGGTTCCCTAAACAGGCGCAGTTTCACCCACTGAAATATATCCGGGGTTTACAGAAGGAATTCTTGTCCCTGGGCGGCCGTGTAATTGAAAATACACTGATCGACTCGGTTGAAAAGGATGGGGAGTACCTCATCGCCAAATCGGGCGAGCGAGAAATCAAAACAAAGGCTGTTGTATATGCCACCCACATTCCGCCTGGCGGCATTAACGTGCTTCACATGAGAAATGCCCCGTACCGCAGCTATGTGATCGCGGCAACCCTTAAAGAAGACGTTTATCCGGAAGGCCTGATCTATGACAGCCAGGATCCCTATCACTACTTCCGGACCCACGTCATTGATGGTCAGAAATACCTGATTTCAGGCGGGCACGACCACAAAACAGGCCATGGAGATCCAGAGCAATCCTTCGCAGACCTGATTGCGTATACTTCCAAATGTTATCCGGTAGACCAGGTAACCACCCAGTGGTCGTCGCAATACTATGTGCCCTCGGACGGACTTCCGTACATCGGCCACCTGCCGGGTACTTCGGACGGGATTTATGCGGCAACGGGCTACAATGGTAATGGAATGATACTCGGAACGGTAGCGGCCATGGTCATGAGCGACCTCGTGGTGAAAGGCAGCAGCCCCTACGAAAAACTGTTTAACCCTGCGCGGGTGAAGCCGATGGGCGCATTTACGGAGTTTATCAAGGAGAATGCGGATGTAGCCGGGCGATTCATTGCAGACCGGTTTGGGATCGAGGAAATGGAATCTGTGAAGGAGATCCCCGCCGACTCGGGTAAACTCGTCGAGTTTCAGGGACAGAAACTGGCGGTCTACAGGGACAAAACAGGGACTGTGGAAGCACTTAACCCTGTGTGCAAGCATGCAGGCTGTATTGTCAATTGGAACAACTCCGAAAAAACCTGGGATTGTCCGTGCCACGGCGCGCGTTATGACCAAAAAGGGAATGTACTTACAGGTCCGGCGCGTGAAAAGCTCGACAGGGTCGCATTCCCGGACCTAGAAGCAGCCAGCGCACAAAAATCCTGA
- a CDS encoding zinc-dependent alcohol dehydrogenase: MIAMNYRGPYRVRVDRDKPMPRIEHPGDAIVRVTRSCICGSDLHLYHGLVPDTRVGTTFGHEFIGVVEEVGAEVTNIKVGDNVIVPFNVACGKCVFCEQGLFGNCHESNPQATAVGGIFGYSHTAGGFDGGQAEYVRVPYANVGPMVIPDDMDHDDAVLLTDVVPTGYQAAEMAAIKPGDTVVVFGAGPVGIMAAKSAWLFGAGRVIVIDHIEYRLEFVKRYAQCEAYNFRSLEDPVLFIKKTTDWIGADVCIDAVGCEAAGSAVQTITGRKLMLQAGSATALHWAINAVKKGGVVSIVGVYGPTANLIPIGNVVNKGITLRANQASVKRLLPRLVEHVRAGRIVPREIITHRVPLEEVADAYHIFSAKLDNCIKPILIPPSARK; this comes from the coding sequence ATGATTGCAATGAATTACCGCGGACCCTACCGGGTCCGGGTCGACCGGGATAAGCCAATGCCCCGGATCGAGCATCCGGGTGACGCGATAGTGCGTGTTACCCGCTCCTGTATTTGCGGATCTGACCTTCACCTGTACCATGGCCTGGTTCCGGATACCAGGGTAGGTACCACTTTCGGGCACGAGTTCATAGGCGTTGTGGAAGAAGTTGGTGCAGAGGTAACCAACATCAAAGTCGGTGATAATGTCATTGTTCCCTTTAATGTAGCTTGCGGAAAATGTGTGTTCTGCGAGCAGGGCCTTTTTGGAAACTGCCACGAATCCAATCCCCAGGCAACTGCAGTGGGCGGCATTTTTGGATACTCGCATACCGCCGGCGGCTTCGATGGCGGACAGGCTGAGTATGTGCGCGTGCCCTATGCCAATGTAGGACCGATGGTCATTCCTGACGACATGGACCATGACGACGCCGTGCTCCTCACCGATGTTGTGCCTACGGGTTACCAGGCGGCCGAAATGGCTGCTATCAAGCCGGGTGATACGGTAGTGGTTTTTGGTGCAGGACCTGTCGGGATTATGGCGGCCAAGTCTGCCTGGCTCTTCGGGGCAGGAAGGGTAATCGTGATAGATCATATCGAGTACCGTCTTGAATTTGTAAAAAGGTACGCCCAGTGCGAAGCCTATAATTTCAGGTCGCTGGAAGATCCTGTACTGTTTATCAAAAAAACAACAGACTGGATCGGTGCGGATGTATGCATTGATGCCGTCGGATGCGAGGCAGCCGGCAGCGCCGTGCAAACAATAACCGGTCGGAAGCTCATGCTGCAGGCAGGCTCTGCCACAGCACTTCACTGGGCGATCAATGCTGTGAAAAAAGGCGGCGTAGTATCAATCGTGGGCGTCTATGGGCCTACCGCCAATCTGATTCCGATCGGGAATGTGGTAAATAAGGGTATTACGCTCCGTGCAAACCAGGCTTCGGTGAAGCGCCTGCTGCCGCGCCTTGTGGAGCATGTACGCGCAGGCCGCATCGTTCCCCGCGAAATTATCACGCACCGGGTACCGCTGGAAGAAGTAGCTGATGCTTACCATATTTTTTCAGCCAAGCTCGACAATTGCATCAAACCAATCCTGATACCGCCATCGGCAAGAAAATAG
- a CDS encoding DsbA family oxidoreductase, whose product MANRSSQRARIVYYTDPLCCWSWAMEKSWQQFIQTYEARISYQYCLAGMIQDWKQFNDPANPISNPTEMGALWAQVQQEQGISLNEKLWAEDPPSSSYPACLAVKTAGLQSHLAAEKYLSNLREAAMVQGLNISSTSVLFDVARQTSAANPGLLDMHRFGADFNGRESRLAFKDDIRKVRSNGIQRFPTFTFTLNGKGLMITGFRPFETLVGALRQVLSVG is encoded by the coding sequence ATGGCGAACAGAAGTTCACAACGAGCAAGAATCGTTTATTACACAGACCCGCTCTGTTGCTGGAGCTGGGCTATGGAAAAAAGCTGGCAGCAGTTTATCCAGACCTACGAAGCGAGAATTTCCTACCAGTACTGTCTTGCCGGCATGATCCAGGACTGGAAGCAGTTCAATGATCCGGCCAACCCGATCAGCAATCCTACCGAAATGGGTGCGCTCTGGGCGCAGGTGCAGCAGGAACAAGGCATTTCGCTGAATGAAAAACTCTGGGCTGAAGATCCGCCTTCTTCTTCCTACCCGGCCTGTCTTGCCGTAAAAACTGCCGGTTTGCAGTCGCACCTGGCAGCTGAAAAGTACCTTTCCAACCTGCGGGAAGCTGCAATGGTGCAGGGACTTAATATTTCGAGTACTTCGGTTTTATTTGATGTTGCCCGCCAGACCAGTGCCGCCAATCCGGGCCTGCTGGATATGCACCGGTTCGGAGCCGACTTCAATGGACGGGAAAGTCGCCTGGCTTTCAAGGACGATATCCGCAAAGTACGCAGTAACGGCATCCAGCGCTTCCCCACATTTACCTTCACACTGAACGGCAAAGGGTTGATGATTACAGGTTTCAGACCATTTGAAACGCTGGTTGGGGCATTACGCCAGGTACTGTCCGTAGGGTAG
- the glgX gene encoding glycogen debranching protein GlgX produces MDPHVENEVSEFNEPGQLEAFPGKPYPLGAHWDGKGVNFAVFSENADSIELCLFDDTDEEYARIRIEEVTHHIWHVYVPDLEPGQLYGYRVHGPYEPENGHRFNPSKLLVDPYARALSGTLKWDDALFGYQVGSDDEDLSFSAADSAPFMPKSVVINEDFDWENDCKIDRPYHETVIYETHVKGFTQLFEHVPEELRGTYAGLAHPAVIDYLQKLGITAIELLPVHQFVADRYLGEKGLTNYWGYNTLGFFAPDPRYCRCHQPGEQVREFKTMVREFHKAGIEVILDVVYNHTAEGNHMGPTLSFKGFDNASYYRLTEENQRYYMDYTGTGNTLNVQLPNVLALIMDSLRYWITEMHVDGFRFDLAAALARTLHDTDNLSSFFNIIHQDPVISQVKLIAEPWDIGEEGYMVGKFPVGWGEWNGMYRDQVRNFWLAGETLMTEFAQRFTGSPDLYHNTYRRPTASINFLTAHDGYTLHDLVSYEEKHNEANGEDNKDGENNNHSWNCGVEGPTDDPDINALRNKLKRNFFVTLMLSQGVPMIVAGDEWGRTQHGNNNAYCQDNEISWLNWDKVDHSLLDFTRELIHFCKKHPSFQRRRWFQDLPVTGSEIKDIMWFEPGGRQIPEDGWEDSVAEAFGVFLNGRGIRCVNMRGERLVDDHFYIAFNATDEPADFMLPAEECGTGWHIVISTSEGFIGEKDEQIRPGEPLSVEARSVLVLKCALNPHC; encoded by the coding sequence ATGGATCCGCACGTAGAAAATGAAGTAAGTGAGTTCAATGAGCCGGGCCAACTTGAGGCTTTCCCGGGTAAACCTTACCCACTGGGTGCCCATTGGGATGGAAAAGGAGTAAATTTTGCAGTATTCTCGGAGAATGCAGATAGTATCGAACTTTGCCTGTTTGACGATACAGACGAAGAATACGCCAGAATCAGGATTGAAGAAGTAACACACCATATATGGCACGTGTATGTGCCGGATCTTGAACCCGGTCAGCTTTACGGTTACCGGGTACATGGCCCCTATGAACCGGAAAACGGGCACCGCTTCAACCCGTCCAAATTATTGGTTGACCCTTATGCACGTGCCCTGAGCGGTACCCTCAAATGGGATGATGCCTTGTTTGGCTACCAGGTGGGGAGCGACGATGAGGATCTTAGTTTCAGTGCGGCCGACAGTGCGCCTTTTATGCCCAAGTCAGTCGTGATCAACGAAGATTTTGACTGGGAAAATGATTGCAAAATTGACAGGCCTTACCACGAAACCGTTATCTATGAGACGCATGTAAAAGGTTTTACCCAGCTATTTGAGCACGTGCCTGAGGAACTTCGCGGCACATATGCAGGCCTGGCTCACCCTGCGGTGATTGATTACCTGCAAAAACTGGGTATTACGGCCATCGAGCTGCTGCCCGTACACCAGTTTGTGGCCGACCGGTACCTGGGAGAAAAAGGCCTGACCAATTACTGGGGCTACAACACACTCGGATTTTTCGCACCCGACCCCCGGTATTGCCGGTGCCACCAGCCTGGTGAGCAGGTGAGGGAGTTTAAAACGATGGTGCGGGAGTTTCACAAAGCCGGGATTGAGGTTATTCTTGACGTGGTGTACAACCACACTGCGGAAGGAAATCATATGGGCCCGACCCTGAGCTTCAAAGGATTTGACAATGCATCGTACTACCGCCTGACCGAGGAGAACCAGCGCTATTATATGGATTACACCGGTACGGGAAATACGCTGAATGTGCAACTGCCGAATGTGCTGGCTTTGATCATGGACAGCCTCCGGTACTGGATCACGGAAATGCATGTGGACGGCTTCCGGTTTGACCTTGCGGCCGCGCTCGCCCGCACGCTGCACGATACGGATAACCTGAGCTCATTCTTCAACATTATACACCAGGATCCGGTTATTTCACAGGTAAAGCTCATTGCCGAGCCCTGGGACATTGGGGAAGAAGGTTACATGGTGGGCAAGTTTCCGGTAGGTTGGGGCGAGTGGAATGGCATGTACCGCGACCAGGTGCGGAATTTCTGGCTTGCAGGCGAAACGCTGATGACAGAATTTGCACAACGTTTTACAGGCAGTCCTGATCTTTATCACAATACCTACCGGCGTCCGACGGCCAGTATCAACTTCCTGACTGCCCATGACGGCTATACGCTGCACGACCTGGTGAGCTATGAGGAAAAACACAATGAGGCCAACGGAGAGGATAACAAGGATGGTGAAAATAACAACCATTCCTGGAACTGCGGTGTCGAAGGCCCGACGGACGACCCGGACATCAATGCACTGCGTAATAAGTTAAAGCGGAATTTCTTTGTGACCCTCATGCTGTCGCAGGGCGTGCCCATGATCGTAGCCGGTGATGAATGGGGACGTACGCAGCACGGCAATAACAATGCATACTGCCAGGACAATGAAATATCGTGGCTTAACTGGGATAAAGTCGATCATTCGCTGTTGGATTTTACCCGCGAGCTGATCCATTTCTGTAAAAAACATCCCTCATTTCAGCGGCGGCGATGGTTTCAGGACCTGCCCGTAACCGGATCGGAAATCAAGGACATCATGTGGTTTGAGCCCGGCGGCAGACAGATTCCCGAAGATGGATGGGAGGATTCCGTGGCAGAAGCTTTCGGAGTGTTCCTCAACGGCAGAGGTATCCGGTGTGTAAACATGCGCGGAGAGCGGCTTGTGGATGATCATTTTTATATTGCATTTAATGCAACCGACGAGCCTGCCGACTTCATGCTGCCGGCCGAAGAATGCGGTACCGGGTGGCACATTGTGATCAGCACCAGTGAAGGTTTCATTGGCGAAAAGGATGAGCAGATCAGGCCGGGTGAGCCACTGTCAGTGGAGGCGCGATCCGTACTGGTGCTGAAATGTGCTTTGAATCCCCATTGTTGA
- a CDS encoding OBAP family protein, with amino-acid sequence MFRNSLLLIFAACTLAGCGGENTGSNVQAPGDEKPAKDKVLEAGAKLMQDKTPLKSFNAYLDGFHFYNGNINSQMEAHHYVSQLNEDMYQAIIFDGNAADAKLMGVEYIITEKLFKQLDPREKLLWHSHHHEVKSGSLIAPGIPEVAEHELMEKLVSTYGKTIHTWHTDQERSLPVGAPMIMMGFTKEGQLKKPLLDQRDKRFGVSTAKKRENRADIPMPQVDPLANAWEKGQVRQLVISSKPDSALHKH; translated from the coding sequence ATGTTCAGAAATAGTTTGCTGCTGATATTTGCTGCGTGTACACTGGCCGGGTGCGGGGGTGAAAATACCGGCTCCAACGTACAGGCTCCCGGCGACGAGAAGCCGGCAAAGGACAAGGTGCTGGAAGCAGGGGCCAAGCTCATGCAGGATAAAACACCCCTCAAAAGCTTCAACGCTTACCTGGATGGATTTCACTTTTATAATGGAAACATCAACTCCCAGATGGAGGCGCATCACTACGTCAGCCAGCTGAATGAGGATATGTACCAGGCCATTATTTTTGACGGTAATGCCGCCGATGCAAAGCTGATGGGTGTAGAGTATATCATTACGGAAAAGTTGTTCAAACAGCTGGATCCCCGTGAAAAGCTGCTTTGGCACAGCCATCATCACGAGGTGAAATCAGGTAGTCTGATTGCGCCGGGCATACCCGAAGTGGCTGAGCACGAGCTCATGGAAAAGCTGGTATCGACGTATGGTAAAACGATCCATACCTGGCATACCGACCAGGAGCGCAGCCTGCCCGTGGGCGCGCCGATGATCATGATGGGATTTACAAAAGAAGGTCAGCTCAAAAAGCCGCTGCTCGACCAGCGCGACAAACGTTTCGGCGTATCCACCGCAAAGAAAAGGGAGAACCGCGCCGACATACCGATGCCGCAGGTAGACCCGCTTGCCAATGCCTGGGAAAAAGGCCAGGTGCGCCAGCTCGTGATTTCCAGCAAGCCCGATTCTGCGCTGCACAAGCATTAA
- a CDS encoding DUF3606 domain-containing protein: protein MADDKTKRDFRDRNRVSADEDYELSYLADKMGVDKDAVRAAINAVGNDRHKLESYIQEQRPA from the coding sequence ATGGCAGACGACAAAACCAAGAGAGACTTCCGCGACAGAAACCGGGTCTCCGCAGACGAGGACTATGAGCTCAGCTATCTTGCTGACAAGATGGGCGTAGACAAAGATGCCGTACGCGCCGCCATCAATGCAGTAGGAAACGACAGGCACAAGCTGGAAAGCTACATTCAGGAACAACGTCCGGCCTGA
- a CDS encoding HPP family protein, giving the protein MARYVVYKETLVDFRDHLWTFLGSFAGIGLIGLLNDFQFTETDNVFLIGSFGASSVLIYGIPNSPLAQPRNLLGGHVFSAFIGVLVHWLVPGEVWLSSAFAVSLSIVAMQMTKTLHPPGGATALIANIGSEKIKSLGFLYVLSPVLTGALILLIVAILVNNRAAHRHYPKNKNWFKVWQRRYR; this is encoded by the coding sequence ATGGCGCGGTATGTGGTATACAAAGAAACGCTTGTTGATTTCCGGGACCATTTGTGGACATTCCTCGGCTCATTTGCAGGCATCGGTTTGATTGGCCTGCTCAATGATTTTCAGTTCACCGAAACGGACAATGTTTTCCTGATCGGTTCTTTCGGCGCCTCTTCGGTACTGATCTACGGAATTCCGAACAGTCCGCTGGCGCAGCCCCGCAACCTGCTTGGGGGTCATGTTTTTTCTGCTTTCATCGGAGTGCTGGTGCATTGGCTTGTGCCCGGCGAAGTATGGCTTTCATCCGCTTTTGCCGTGTCGCTCTCCATTGTGGCCATGCAAATGACCAAGACTTTACACCCGCCCGGTGGGGCCACCGCGCTCATTGCCAACATTGGTTCCGAAAAAATCAAGAGTCTGGGGTTTCTGTACGTGCTCAGCCCGGTACTTACCGGTGCACTGATCCTGCTGATCGTTGCAATACTGGTCAACAACCGCGCAGCCCACCGGCACTACCCTAAAAACAAAAACTGGTTTAAAGTCTGGCAGCGCCGGTACCGCTGA